From a single Acidobacteriota bacterium genomic region:
- a CDS encoding ATP-grasp domain-containing protein, whose product MIDVLYEHPRWFARLFAALDERGVPYRRVDAASLLFAPDWRHDPAARAAAPDLLVNRMSPSADRRGHGHGILPTLQYLESMEAGGVRVINGSRAYGFEISKARQMALLADMGLPIPKTRVINDASVAVAATAGLRWPVVVKPSVGGSGAGVRRVDSERELREAVETGQLDFGVDRLALVQEFIPARDNHITRVEVLDGRYLYAIHVPVTGQSFNLCPADHCELPPPGSAAAASADVASGAVALGGNCVVEPPAPARRFVQAHPPADIVDVVVRMTTAAGIEVGGVEYVIDDRDGQPYFYDLNALSNFVVDAPTVIGFDPWVPFVDFLVAAHDAARSSKE is encoded by the coding sequence GTGATCGACGTCCTCTACGAGCACCCGCGCTGGTTCGCGCGCCTCTTCGCGGCGCTGGACGAGCGCGGTGTGCCGTACAGGCGTGTCGACGCGGCATCGCTCCTGTTCGCACCGGACTGGCGTCACGACCCGGCGGCGCGGGCGGCGGCTCCGGATCTGCTGGTGAACAGGATGAGTCCGTCGGCGGATCGTCGCGGACATGGTCACGGCATCCTGCCGACGCTGCAGTACCTGGAGTCGATGGAGGCCGGTGGCGTGCGCGTGATCAACGGATCGCGGGCGTACGGCTTCGAGATTTCGAAGGCACGGCAGATGGCGCTGTTGGCCGACATGGGATTGCCGATCCCGAAGACGCGCGTGATCAACGACGCGAGCGTGGCGGTGGCGGCAACGGCAGGCTTGCGCTGGCCGGTGGTCGTCAAACCGAGCGTGGGTGGCAGCGGGGCGGGCGTCCGGCGCGTGGATAGCGAGCGCGAGCTGCGGGAGGCTGTCGAGACGGGGCAGCTGGACTTCGGCGTCGATCGCCTTGCGCTGGTGCAGGAGTTCATCCCGGCGCGCGACAACCACATCACGCGTGTGGAAGTGCTCGACGGGCGATACCTGTACGCGATTCACGTGCCCGTGACGGGGCAGAGCTTCAACCTGTGTCCCGCCGATCACTGCGAGTTGCCACCGCCTGGCTCCGCGGCGGCTGCGAGCGCTGATGTCGCCAGTGGCGCCGTTGCGCTCGGTGGCAACTGCGTGGTCGAGCCGCCCGCGCCGGCACGCCGCTTCGTGCAGGCGCATCCGCCCGCCGACATCGTCGATGTCGTCGTGCGCATGACCACGGCTGCCGGAATCGAGGTCGGTGGTGTGGAGTACGTCATCGACGATCGCGACGGCCAGCCGTACTTCTACGATCTCAACGCGTTGTCGAACTTCGTTGTCGATGCCCCGACCGTGATCGGTTTCGATCCGTGGGTGCCGTTCGTGGACTTCCTCGTCGCCGCGCACGACGCGGCGCGTTCCTCCAAGGAGTGA
- a CDS encoding BrxA/BrxB family bacilliredoxin, whose product MPYPEFLVAPMREELTDVGFTELRTAADVDGALTSQGTTLVVVNSVCGCAAGKARPGIARAMQHATRPDRAVTVFAGADIEATERARGYFTGYPPSSPSAAILRDGKLVYMMERHQIEGNTADGIAAALTAAFDKHCATQNA is encoded by the coding sequence ATGCCGTATCCCGAATTTCTCGTTGCCCCGATGCGTGAAGAACTCACAGACGTCGGCTTCACCGAACTGCGGACCGCTGCCGACGTGGACGGCGCGCTGACCAGCCAGGGCACCACGCTCGTCGTGGTGAACTCGGTGTGTGGATGCGCGGCCGGCAAGGCGCGCCCGGGTATCGCGCGCGCCATGCAGCACGCCACGCGTCCCGATCGGGCGGTGACGGTGTTTGCCGGCGCCGACATCGAGGCCACCGAGCGTGCGCGCGGCTATTTCACCGGCTATCCGCCCTCGTCGCCGTCGGCGGCCATTCTTCGCGATGGCAAGCTGGTCTACATGATGGAGCGCCACCAGATCGAGGGCAACACCGCCGACGGCATCGCCGCGGCACTGACCGCCGCCTTCGACAAGCACTGCGCCACGCAGAACGCGTAG